In Tolypothrix sp. NIES-4075, the following proteins share a genomic window:
- a CDS encoding DUF721 domain-containing protein yields MSLKSVNDILSLSEIQILLHQQPLERLLKCWAEVVGTTIAHHTQPLSIQRDVLRVATSSAAWAQNLTFERQRLLVKLNEKLPDPLVDIHFSTAGWKRPQDKANQQKTLLPSEHPSYLDDEIGIKRDRAPTKNANAAFENWKTAMQRRSHHLPICPQCQSPTPPGEIQRWGVCSICATKLFSNI; encoded by the coding sequence ATGTCTTTGAAATCAGTTAATGATATTTTAAGTCTTTCGGAAATTCAGATATTACTGCACCAGCAGCCATTAGAGCGCTTGCTCAAGTGTTGGGCTGAAGTGGTAGGGACTACGATCGCTCATCATACTCAACCATTGTCGATTCAGCGCGATGTATTGCGGGTGGCAACTTCTAGCGCTGCTTGGGCGCAAAATTTGACTTTCGAGCGCCAGCGACTGCTTGTAAAGTTAAATGAAAAACTGCCCGATCCTTTAGTAGATATTCACTTCTCTACTGCTGGCTGGAAGCGTCCCCAAGATAAAGCAAACCAGCAAAAAACGCTTTTGCCATCTGAGCATCCCAGCTACCTGGACGATGAGATCGGCATCAAGCGCGATCGCGCACCTACTAAGAATGCGAATGCTGCTTTTGAAAATTGGAAGACGGCTATGCAAAGGCGATCGCATCATTTACCTATTTGTCCTCAATGTCAATCTCCCACCCCACCAGGCGAAATTCAGCGTTGGGGTGTCTGTTCTATCTGTGCTACCAAGCTGTTTTCTAATATTTGA